The sequence TCTCCTCAGCTTCGCTCTGTCCTGCTTTCACAGCATTATTTTGAGTACTCTGCCCACCTGGCTAGTTGGAAGTTGAGGCGTACCCCTCCACCCTTTGCAGTGATCGTGGAAACGGTGAAGGCATCTCCAGAGAAGGTGCAGCTCTGAACAAAGAGATTGCAGAACTCCTGGCAAAGGAGGCGATTACAGTAGTTCCTCCAGAGCAGAGGAAAAAAGGGCTTTAATCGCCCAACTTTCTCATTAATTTGATTTTGGATTTACGTGTCCTGAACAAGAGCGTAGCCAAACAGACTTTTCACGCATGGACACAAAAAACTTCAGCATGAGCATCGACCTGAAGGAAGCACACTTCTATGTGCCGGTGCTTCCGTGTCACAGGAGGTTTCTACTCTTTGCCTTCCAGGGAAGTAGCGTATGAGTACACAAGGGTGCCTTTAGGTATGACCTAGCACCTCGTACCATTTCAAATCAATGGAGGTGGCTATAGAGCCTCTACGTCACCAAGGACTCAGGATTCTGACCTACTTGGACGACCTGTTCGTTCTCGCCCCGTCAGTAGAGCTGGCGATAGCACACACGGCCTGGCTTGTGACGCATTTCACACACCTGGGTTTCACTGTGAACAGCGGATTGTTTATTTGGGTCTCCAGTTTTACACTGCGAACATGACGGCACGAAATTCGGATCCTCGAACATCTGTGATTCTGTTGGCCCTCAGTCGGTATCATCCGACACATGGTGACAGCGCACTCAGTACTGTCCCTTCTAGGGCTCAGGCAGTCTGCCCACACTGTGGTCCCACTGGGGTCCGGCACATGCGCAGGCTACAGGAGTGGTTCACCAAGCTACAACTAGGACCTGTGCGTCATCGTTGTCATCTGTTAGTAGTTCTCCACTCTCTTAGACCTTCTGAACTATTGGCGTCCCGATGGGCAGAGTGTCCTCGCACATCCCAGTCTATACAGACGCGTCTCTGGCTGGATGGAGCAGGACATCTCAGACTCAGGCGGTGGGAGATGTGTGGCCTCCATTGGAGTGTCACATCAACCTCCTGGAGCTGGTACTGCAACGTGTTGGTCTGGCCAGACAATCGAACTGCGGTGGCCTACATCAACCACCAGGGAGAAGTTTGGTCTAATGCGCTTCACCTCTTGGCAGAGGCGCTGTGGTTGTGGGCTCACGAGCACCTGCGCCTGTTGACATCACTACACATTCCAGGCCACCTCAACGAAGGAGCAGACCTCAGTCCCGAGAGGGTCATCGGGACGACGAGTGGCGTCTGCACCCCAAAATTATTCACATGCTGGTGCGACAGTAAAACCATCAACCCTATGTGTTGCCGGATGGAGAGAGTTCTCTTTTTTTTCTGCAATTTCTCTTTGACAGACAACGTTCGCTGTCCACCGTAAAGTCTTTTTGCCTGTTATAAGGGATTTGGCGGGGTGTCTGTTTTTAGCCAACCCCTCGTAAAATATTTTCTGTTAGGGACATGGCGGCTCATGTCTGTGGCCCTAGCCCTGGCTCCACAGTGGGATTTGGCCTTCGTGCTTGAAAAGCTTTGTAAGCTCTACACATGCTCGCAATGTTCAGGCACTACCCTATACTGGCCCCGATAGCTTCTGCCAAATTTAAGTCCCGGTCCTGCCTGAAATCTGAAATAACCATTAGTAATAACAGTTAGTAAATCCATTAGCTGCTTCTTTCTCCCAGTCACTCGCTCCCTGCACGCAGCTCGCTCTGCATGCGCTCTACTCATGGTGGCTCTGAGTCtgagtatccatagcaacggcTCTGCTTGGGCAGCTCAACGAAGAGACATGAGAAAGCAGTTAGCGGTTAGTTACTTTGTCACTAAATTCCGACAAAACTCAAGGAACATTTTttctgtgaaataatctctcctgtcttataTTTGATGAGGTTGAAGCACATCTGACACCATGTTATGATCTTAGTCAGATATTACTGTTCTGCGCAGCAGAGAATGCGTAAATGGCTCAGCTTCAAAACATTAGTGATCAATTTAGTGATACCCGAGCCCTGCCCACACCCTTCTTATTGATGAAAAATCAGGCCCTACACAGCACTAACTCAATGTATGATGTCGGGGCCGTTGGGCTGGGGTTGGGTAGCAGAGCTCTATTGTAAGCCGCCATTCGAGCCATTGGCCCAGATTCCATTGACGTCAATGAAGACAGCATTGCTACTGGCTTCGAACTCTTACAAATGTGTCAGTGATCTGTGCGCTCTGTCGACATGACCTGACTGTCTCACTATTAAAGGCAGATCGCGGATCCTGGAGCTATGGGCTTTTTCCCTTCCTCCACATGAAGGGGCGAGAGAGGTACATCATCTGTGTTGAGTTCACACGTTATGTGGAATTCGGTCATCGCTTCAGCTGTATGTGTGCTATGGCGCGGCTGCGCTTGGCAGGCCACTTTCTAAGCAGCGTTTGTCCCACTGGCTTTGCATTGAGAGAGCTTATCCAACTGAAGGGCGTTCCTTGCCTTTGGGCATCACGGGCCACTCCTCACGTGGAGATGCAGCCTCCGCTTGCCGTTTAAggggtgtggaggttgatgtTATTTGTGCAGCAGCGTTGCGGTCGACGCCAGCCCCATTTATATCTCTTAGATATGTCCTCGGGCTCTATCTTACACAGTCTGTACTCCACGTAGCTGCTGAAGGCATAGGCTGAGGGACCGGGGTTTTTTCTCTAggtgtcatttttttatttaacctttatttaactaggcaagtcagttaagaacaaattcttatattacAATGACGCCTACATCGGCCAAactcagacgacgctgggccaattgtgcgccgccctatgggactcccaatcatggccggatgtgatgcagcatggatttgaaccagggactgtagtgacacctctagcactgagacacaTGAGTCTGTTTTTTTGTAGATGCTTGTCAGGCATTAATAATCAATCATCATCAACAGTCTAACACCTTACAAAGGTAGATAGCAAAGTTAAGTAAAATGTTACTGCTCAGACCACTGTGTGTTCCTTGCAGGGGCAGCGACAGTCTATGATATTGGTTTCACCCAGGTGGATTGGGCCCAGTGGGGAGAGTTGGCTCTGGGTTCATTCTCTGCCCAGGGAGCTGCAGCCCTTTTCACCATGACATTCACAGCCAACATCTGGGCCTGCTATGCTGGCTACATTGTCTTCAAGTGCCTCTACAATGCTGCTTATTACCATAGCCATGTGAGTACTGCCGTCTGAAGAACAATATGCCTTATGTCACATTTCAAAAATCCATTTTGACAGTAATATATTAAAGGGACACATTATAGGGACATTACACTCCTAAATCaaagtttcagatgttttcatcCAAATTAGTCCACATCCCACACCATTGGTTGTGTAGACAGAtccacagtgcattcggaaagtactcagatcccttgactttttccacaatttgttacgttacagccttattttaaaatggattaaactgtttttcctcatcaaactacacacaataccccataatgataacaAAAATAGGTATTTTTTTGGGcaaattttttacaaattaaaaacagagtattcagacccttgccttgagactcgaaattgagcacaggtgcatcctgtttccattgatcatccctttggtaaattcaattgattggacatgatttggaaaggcacacacctttctatagttgacagtgcatgtcagagcaaaaaccaagccatgagatcaaaggaattgtctgtagtacaccgagacagcattgtgtcgaggcacagatctggggaagggtaccaaaacctttctgcagcaatgaaggtccccaagaacacagtggcctccatcattcttaaatggaagaagtttggaaccaccaagactcttcctagagctggccactcgGCCAAACActcgggccttggtcagggaggtggccaagaacccgatggtcactctgacagagctccagaggtcctctgttgagatgggagaaccttccagaaggacaacaatctctttagcactccaccaatcaggcctttatggtagtggcaagacggaaggcactcttcagtaaaacgcacatgacagcccgcttgaagttttccaaaaggcacctaaaggactctaactataagaaacaagattctctggtccgatgaaaccaagacggtactctttggcctgaatgccaagcgtcacgtctggaggaaacctggcaccatccctacggtgaagcatgggggtggcagcatcatgctgttgggttgtttttcagcagcagggactggaagactagtcaggatcgagggaaagatgaacggcgcaaagtacagagagatccttgatgaaaacctgcaccagagcgctcaggacctcagactgaggcgaaggttcactttccaacaggacaatgatcctaagcacacagccaagaaaacgcaggagtggcctcgggacaagtctctgaatgtccttcagtggtccaagaatgggagaaactccccaaatacatacaggtgtgccaagcttgtagcgttgtacccaagaagactagaggctgtaatcgctgccaaaggtgcttcaacaaaaaaaatatatattttagaataacagctgtaacataacatttggaaaaagtcaaggggtctgaatactttccgaatgcactgtagctacaCGCCTCATGCCCAAATTAATGGAAAAAATAAGCACTGCAAATCTGGAAATGACATGGGGTCCGATTCAAACTTAGGAAGTGCTGGAAGGTGAGAAAAGGGTACAATAGAAGTAGAACCGTGTTCCTATAAATCCACCTTAATAATtctcactaatcatggaactgtgaTGACAACGGTCCAGTCGTCGTGAACCAtgcgccaggctccaggtttaaactgtTAAGGATGGTCTGTGTTCCATGATTCAAATAGGCTATAGTCCCAACTTATTGCTGGTAATACGTTAGTCTAATATGATCCACTATTGCTAGCGATCCTCAGGAACAGTCACACAAATGTGACAGATGAAAGGTAAACTAATGATGTgatggaatgatgcaaaatgtaaaGAAACTAACATTAAAGTGAGTTCAAAATGTATTGGTATAACTGACGATGGCtactgatagtggctaatatttaacaccatacaaattgaaaaaaaaaaaaaagtgaaaagtCCAggcatataattaaaacattgTAGATAGGTTTGGCACTATGCTGTCATTTGTGCATGGCTACAGACGCCTATAGTTTGTGTCTCCAAAATTCATCCCTGAAGGTTATAAAGCCAGCATTTCATAAACCTCACTGAGGGAAAAttgatatgcttcagttttctgccatatgactggttttaCATTAATTTTGTCTCCAGCAATCATAGGGTAAAatatatttacaatccccttatcCAGACAACTTAATCATTTACCTAGCGCTTATCTATTTGTAAGTATCACATCAGTTACACAGAGCTCACGCTACACAATTACTGCTAAGTGCTAACGCAGACCACAGTGCACGGAGAATGGTGCTATTTCTATTGGAAAAAATAAAGTAGGCCTAGATGTTGCTCCACTTAGAACAGACAGGTTGCTCGACATTATTCATTGTTTCATCACGCATAAAGGTGGTGAAATTATGAGGGAATTAAACCAAGGTCAGAATACAGCATATCTGTAGACACCCCTCTACCAAACCTACATTTCTGTGATCACCACCCTGAACCCTGATAGCTGGCTGAAACATGTGGAGTAGAGAGAAAAGGGGATAAAAATGGAATTAAGTTCAATTTGCGTGCGTATAACTTGGGTCTGAATCGGCCCCATGGTGTTGATCTATTTATTCAATTAATTTTAGATTGTGGTATATAGCTGGAtcaaaaaaaaaacgaaatggCCTGGGACGTGGACCCCTTTTTAGATCTGAAATGTTACAAAATTACCCTTTAATATTTGGTAGAGGGAAAAACATGTGCCCCCATTCCTTCCAGGTTCGAAATTGCTACGGAGATCTCCATGGAGAGATATGCACTGATCAAGGGAGCAAACAACTTTGGGGCTTTTATCCTTCAGACTATCATCACAGCCGTTGTGGTGGATGGCAGGGGGCTCGGCTTGGGCATCATCCCACAGGTGAGTTAACAGTTCAAGTGACACAGGACAATAATAAGACCTGCTTGCTAGCCCTATGACTGAAGAGCAAGGAATAAGCTTAACGCTTTTCCACTCTTTCTTGCAGTTCACCATTTATGGAAGCTACTTCTCAGCCATCGCTGTCATTTTCTTTGAGGGGTGTGTACATGATTATGACAGGGTGGCAAAGCCACAGAGACTTCACCACTGCAGAGGAGCCTCCAAGTCTGAAAGACAGTGACACTGGCCCTGAACAAAGACTCTGAGCTGAAGAAACTGACCACTGAGCCATGTTCGGTAGGCACGGAATgggagaaaacattttgaaaCGGGGGAGTTTCTACCTGAATGTGTCCAaaaagaaagcacatttttgttttcggTTGCACCATTTTTTGGTACATTGTGCCATACTGAATTAAAGCCACTGATGACATTCAGGTCTGTTTGTTTGATATTCTTTACACAGTCTATACTCCTGAGCAAGAGTAACAGCTCCACAGTATTCAGACCGCAACATCTTCATTGTGATAGAAATCTTTTTATACACAGTATATCAAAAATATTTCAATATATGAAAATGGAGATGTACAGTGCAGCAATACAAAGACATGGTTTGGTCATTCTTTTTAGTTAAAATTCattttaatatatatacacattaactTAAATGTCTTTAACATCCAACATCAGTGGTCTTCAGTCTATATTGTGGTGGACAGCAGGACAGGTGAGAGCCCATCCCCTTCCAGGTGGAGTCTCTGCCCTCGAGGCCAAtcacagaagaggagagacactcctccccctcttctgtaACAAATTATGAAACGCATGTTCTCCTCTTATTCTCTGTAAAAATAGTTCTACCGATACCACGCTGTACAAACCGCTTTTGGTTCTTCTTTACAAATACAGTAACTCACAGTAGTCCTCTAAGATTTTCCAAGTAACAGTTCTGCCTTAAACACGTGTTAAAGGTACAAATACTGATATGCACAGAGCTAATTTCTgctaagaaaaaaatatttacagaATTGCAGTGTAATGAATGGGAATATTTTGCAATAACTTAGTATCAGCCAGTTTGAATATACATTTGGCTCAGCTGAGGCCGGGCCAGATCACAGGTTAGATGGAGGATGAGAGGAAACTCCGCCcctttaaaacatttacatttgagtcatttagcagaccctcttatccagagcaacttacaggaggagctattagggttaagtgccttgctcaagggcacagacatgTTTTTAACCTAGTCAATTCagagattcgaaccagcgacctttcagttactgacccaacgctcttaacagctaggcttcctgccgcccctAACACCACCACCCCTTCCCTCTACACACCTTtaccttgttttgttttttgttgccATGGACGGTGTCAGTTACGTCACTTAATACAAAAtaccagttttagaaacattgtgtttttctttttaaaGCGTCTTGTTCAACAAAACAGTGCAAGAGGTGAGAACGGAGCACGCCAGTTGACAACACCTTAGTGGTGGAGTTCAGGTGGAGCAGCGCTATAAGAAAGGATTCGTTGAAGAGCTTCCTGAGGGGTAGTGTCCTGAAGGGGCGCCCGCCTGGAAGGacaacaaagacagagagagggagaaagggagccaTTAAATCACCACTAGTGAAACTAACACAAGTTTTATCAAATGGAGACTGTGGACAGTTGGTTATCAACCAATGGTCCCACTCACCAAGAATGGGTTACTAGAGGCCCCGGGTGCAGCCATCGCCTGCCCAAAGGGGGTCACCACAGCCTTGGCCTGTCCATAGGCTGAAAACCCTCCCCCTGGTGGACCAGAGAAAGAGGTAAATACTCAAGGTTTAAAATGAAAAGGGGTACACTACACAAATTCATGCAAAGCACACATACACCCACGCACCGTTGGGTTGCTGGGGATAGGCCGGAGGCTGAGGGAAGGGGCCCTGGCCTGGGAAGGGCTGTTGGAAGGTCCCACTGAAGCTGGTGGGGAGGTTGTAGGTAGCAGCGTTCCGGAATCCGGCTGGCATGCTCATGGACCCTGTGCCAAACGTGGCTGCAAGATAGGcggaagaggagaggacactCACAATCTACAAAATATCACATCAGTTACACAGAGCTCACGCTACACAATTACTGCTAAGTGCTAACGCAGACCACAAAGCATGTgaagcacccacccacccagtctAGCTATAATCACACCTGACGCCAGGTTAACATTTGCACACAACCTGAATGAAAAACACCTTTACTGAGCAGTGTACAATTAaacacagagaaacaaacacagcAACAGCAGAAAAACTACTTTGTGACTAGAACGAGTCTCAGAGACTAGCTCTATCCGTAACATAACCAGCATTAAAGTACACAGCATCTAGCACACAGTTACAGTACTACAGCACTCAGGGTATAAGCACTCTTTGCAAAGGCAGTGTACAGAATCCAGGAGGGTGAAAAACTATAAAAAGCTTACAGTCAAGATGGTTGTGCAGTTCAAGGATACTCTTAAATGGTTATCTAGCAGTTTGATGTCCTTTCAACACCAGTTTATAACCTCAGAGCTCAGCTGGAGGACATACACACCGCCAACAGCTATAGGCTGAAAAGCTACGACTGTTAGTTAGGCTATTTCTCTTGGCCGGCAGGGGGCAAGAAGGGGTAATCGGCGAAGTCACATCACTACAGTCTGGGAGCATTAGtgagggtggggggtggggatTGGTGAGGGCAGTTGAGGCATCAGGACCCCCACACTCACATATACAGTAGAAGTAGGactggggtcagaggtcaggggacACAACACATGCAGTCGGCGAGACAGTCACAGGATGCTCAGGGGAGCTCAAGGAAGCACTGCCACAGCCAAGACACGGAGGCAGAAAGGAGGGAGAATAGGAGTGagctggaagaggaggagggaacctaccAAAGTGGGCTGGAGGGTAACCCTGCCCATGCAGAGCCCCCAACAGGCCTGTCGAGCATCACGAGAGCAATCAGACAGAGCCATCATAATTTGCACGTAGACATACATAAGCACACACCTTCACGCTTATAACAGAAACACTCAGTCACCAACTGTTACTACTTGGACTGTATCCTCATTTAGCTACAGACAATTGTTAGTGAATAATGCTGCCATCTTGTAGCAGCCGAGCCCCAGGCAAAATACTTACTTTAAGATGAATACAATTAGATGAAGTGAAGGCATCTGGTTCATAACCTCATTATGCCCTCTGATGACCATGACCACTGTGACCATGAGTCCTCTTACAGGGTTTCAGGTGGTCAATCATCCTCCGTAAAAAGTCATCTAAGAATATGGACTTGTGAGATTTCGGTTGACTGCTAGGCTATTCTTTGAATTTTGCTACTTAGAGAATATTTTACATGATCACCTGCCTCAGTTAATTTGTGATATTTTAGCATTACTTTGGAATATAGTTGCCATCTGTGAAACATGTTTTTCTTCTGCACTACCTCAAAATGGCCACTAACCACGACAGTTAGATCAGCTTTAGTCATAGAGATGTACTTTAGAGCTCATCAACTATCTTTGCAATGGGCAGGCGCCCATGACAGGTTTTGGGTTAAGCGCACCCTCTAACTCAGTGGCCGTGTCCGAATACCCGTACTTGTGTTCTAAATAGTATGTTGATTGGGTATGCGCGAAATAGAACGTTTTAGAGTATGTGATATTTCGAAAACGTAGAAAGCTTaaaatgccaggatgtcatactcattttgGCTTTTCATCAAGTATGAATTCACTGCATGCTATTGAGGAAGATAATTGTATTTTCAGACTCCCACGTGtatttgacaacagctgataaccAGATGATCAGACGTGATGTACGAATGGCGGGGCACAACCCAATTGCGCATTACATGACGCCTTCTATGTATGCGTGTGCCTAGTATGCTGATATCTGTTGCTTACTGCATACATTTTTACTAAACAGAATGTTCTAAACAGTATGTAGTACGGTTAGTACATAGTATAGAAttttagtaagtagtaggcaagaATGATTTCTGACAAAGCCTATGGCTTTAGTTTCAAGTACATTGGGTATGCAAAACATCCATGGCGTGTCCCCACCTGCTGCTGCCATAGCCGCTGCTCTCCCGTTGCTCTGGAAGGGGTTGGTGGTGGCTATCGCTGGGGCAACCGCTGCAGCAGCAAAGGGGTTTGTTGATGGACCTGGCAGAAGGAAAGAGGAGACATCAAACTCATATCAGTTAATCTCTGAGTAGCTAAGTCTCTACTTCAGCTCTGTAGAAATTTACTGTCCAATTCTAATCTACCCCCTTCTCCCCGAAGTGTGGAATCGGTCTGCGATGGAAATTTCCTTGTGTGTATGTGATCGTATGTTTAGCACAAGGCTGCTTTTGTAATAACCTAAAGTGATACAATGTCTCAGTTAAGGTCAAAAGCCTTGTGTTGTATACATCAGTCACATACAGGAACCAACCATGCTTATGACTTGTTTGTGTAGCAGTATAAAAAGGACTGAAAGGGAATCTCCCCTTCAGAGTtttcatcaagcttggattgaaTTTGTGAACCTCTCCAGCCGTGATAATAAAGATCGATTCATTTACTTTGAGTCCTCAGTGGTGAATTTCCACGACAATTCTGACGCCACGAAACAGGATGTTTGATCTTCGCGATGTGATCCATCAGTGAGGGTCTGCGAGGGAACACCGGTGGCACATCCTTTGAACGGCGTAAAGGGATATTCCTGTCTCACTAAAAGAGGATGAGGACCCACCCGGACCAGACCTCCACTGTGGGACGCGTCCGGGAGGAAACACAACATCCACGAAACCTAGGACAACTCAACTGATTTCAATAAGTACATTTAAATGAAGTAATACATTTGTTTAAGAAGGGATCCAAGTTCTAAGAGAGAACTAGGCAAAGGTTTGGTGAACCTCGTTTCTAACATTATATAGGCATTCTGTATGAATACATAAGGAAGTTCTGTGTGAACTGCACGAATGTTCTGTGTGAACTTCGTTTGAATATGTAAACAACAAGAAGCAGGAAATAGCAtcacgagtgtgtgtgtgcgcgtgtctgaATGAATACCTAAGTAAGTTCTGTGAACTGAACGTTGTATAGGGATTCTGTGTGGATGCCTAAGCAAGTTCTGTGTGAACTGCACAAAGTTCTTTGTGGACTTGGATTGATATCGCTATATATGGATTCTGTCCACCACCACCGGCCATCTGATCTACAGGTGCAGAGGCATTGACAGGAGAACCATTGAAAAGTTTGAGAAGGAAGCAGCTGAGATGGGCAAGGGCTCATTGATGCCCCCGGACACTGAGATTCAAGAACATGATCACTGGTACTGCGCAGGCTGACTTTGCCGTGCTGATCGTTGCTGGTGGTATGGATGTAAATACCTAAGAAAGTTGTGTGTGAGCTGACCGAAGTTCTGTGTGGACTTCGATTGATAACGTTATATAGGGATTCTGAGTGAATACCTAAGCAAGTTCTGTGTGATGTGTGAATGAAATAAATGAGAAAATAGTGAAGTGTGGTGTGTGAAGATATGAAAGGGGAGATTACCATTACCggatatgtttttttttaggggtggatcagcttaatattacgGAAAGATTGGAAATGAtgaagacaattacattgatggaagcaacaatctcccatatcttttttttggtaaataaataaataaacaaacatacgacttttttttaagaatatacctttattattccccgcaaacccaaccacccttcccccaattggagtaaactaataaacaataacacttaggcttcaaccttcagtttatacatcttatacagacacaatctattttacaatagttatattttgtttgtttttagtccttcctctatttctgatgtccatccagtttgatttcatttgtaactgtgctatttcacaaatgtctaaacctatatacattttacagaccccgtatgttttacattggttatcttgttattagtcccacccttcagctccattcaaccactCCCAtccatctcttaacaccatccattttggatttctatttgccatatatttttcaactgtgctgtgatgattcacaaaagtactgaacctttctattctcatagctcctacagattgtaaattaaaaatatacatttttgctaaaataattattatattactgatcgattgactatgacttttcaaatcacccagtattgctatctgcagcgttagttctacgCAAATGTTGCAATCCTTCAAACatacctgtgaccaaaaacgagctacatatggacaataccaaaagaaattatctaatgactctgcctcctcgcagcaaaatctgcggagctgggaagattgtaccCCCATATATGTAACATTATATTGGTTGCAataattttgtatagtaatttaaaaaGTTTTGAATCCgccgttgttttgcgtatcaattcataaaccatgtgccatggaatgggtacattgaaaatctcttcccaactattttgccatttatatggcacagctgacagttttttggtccttaaattaaatttgtatatgtttatatttatcacacttttctttaaccatttatattctttaatgcagggccgacatacaagttccttactttctaccccttctacttgcctcttccatttgtggtaatgctgcaattagttggttgtaattttgggtagagcagacatttccatatgtctgtgttagctgcatgtgtgacataactccaccagtcctatttatgatatcattcattttttaaaacatttctttGAAATGTTgtgtttaaccacaatatttgttgtattatttgttctgtcttttcaggtggattaaacaaattgcaaccaactttttaaggcttgtttaaaaatataacattattttggagatgatttccttttcaaacaaccgaaagtgagcaggtgtaatctg comes from Salmo salar chromosome ssa20, Ssal_v3.1, whole genome shotgun sequence and encodes:
- the LOC106580914 gene encoding thiamine transporter 1-like is translated as MLATLSSSASTMLLITIAMFEIATEISMERYALIKGANNFGAFILQTIITAVVVDGRGLGLGIIPQFTIYGSYFSAIAVIFFEGCVHDYDRVAKPQRLHHCRGASKSERQ